Proteins from one Pseudomonas sp. KBS0710 genomic window:
- a CDS encoding DUF2790 domain-containing protein: MKALIVMALSSLCATAALADEAPTELAGQNAPIVEDYTYSTHLDVAKVLSMSNIPDVCNVVPVQMEYEDSQGQRHILNYQVMGNGCSNG; encoded by the coding sequence ATGAAAGCTTTAATAGTTATGGCCCTCAGCAGCTTGTGCGCTACCGCCGCCCTGGCCGACGAAGCCCCGACTGAGCTGGCTGGTCAGAACGCACCGATAGTTGAGGATTACACTTACAGCACACACTTGGATGTGGCCAAAGTATTGTCCATGAGCAACATCCCGGATGTCTGCAACGTTGTACCGGTACAAATGGAATATGAAGACTCGCAGGGCCAGCGTCATATCCTTAATTATCAAGTGATGGGCAATGGTTGTTCCAACGGGTAA
- the argH gene encoding argininosuccinate lyase, protein MSQPTDRLWGARFKTGPSAALAALSRCPERYFRLTPYDLAGSRAHARELQRAGLLDESETLRTLEALDRIGDDFAAGRLHPTLDDEDVHTFIERVLTERLGALGGKLRAGRSRNDQTANDLRLFLRDHARTITTEVLGLQQALVEQAEQHIDSICPGFTHLQQAQPIVFAHHLLAHAQSMLRDVQRLVDWDARTALSPLGAAAMAGSAIARQPEHSAKEMGYTGPCENSIDAVASRDHVAEFLFVAGMLGVNISRLSEEFCLWSSRQFRWVVLDDAYATGSSIMPQKKNPDIAELARGKAGRLIGNLTGLMSTLKSLPLSYNRDLSEDKHSVLDSVDTLLLVLPAMAGMVATMKVQVEELRRQAPMGFTLATEVADWLATRGVPFKEAHEITGALVQACEQQEIELWEASPAMLAEVDARLLPEVRECLTLEAAIAARSGWGGTAPERVREQIGRLKVALAAQQKWAESYQGFRI, encoded by the coding sequence ATGTCCCAGCCCACCGACCGCCTTTGGGGTGCTCGTTTCAAGACCGGCCCGTCTGCTGCTTTGGCCGCGTTGTCGCGTTGCCCTGAGCGCTATTTCCGCCTGACGCCCTACGACCTGGCCGGCTCCCGTGCCCATGCCCGTGAGTTGCAGCGCGCCGGGTTGCTGGATGAATCGGAAACCTTGCGCACCCTCGAAGCCCTGGACCGTATCGGTGACGATTTCGCCGCCGGGCGCCTGCATCCAACCCTGGATGACGAGGACGTACACACCTTTATCGAACGCGTATTGACCGAGCGCCTGGGCGCCTTGGGCGGCAAGTTGCGCGCCGGGCGTTCGCGTAACGACCAGACCGCCAATGACCTGCGCCTGTTCCTGCGTGACCATGCGCGCACCATCACCACCGAGGTGTTGGGTTTGCAGCAGGCGCTGGTGGAGCAGGCCGAGCAACACATCGACAGCATTTGCCCGGGCTTTACCCATTTGCAGCAGGCGCAACCGATTGTGTTCGCCCACCATTTGCTCGCCCATGCGCAGTCGATGCTGCGTGATGTGCAACGTTTGGTGGATTGGGACGCGCGCACGGCGTTGTCGCCGTTGGGTGCCGCAGCCATGGCCGGTTCCGCAATTGCGCGCCAGCCGGAGCATTCGGCCAAGGAGATGGGCTACACCGGGCCGTGCGAAAACTCCATTGATGCGGTGGCCAGCCGGGACCATGTGGCGGAATTCCTGTTTGTGGCGGGCATGCTCGGGGTGAATATTTCGCGGCTGTCGGAGGAGTTTTGCCTGTGGTCGTCGCGCCAATTTCGCTGGGTGGTATTGGACGATGCCTACGCCACCGGCAGCTCGATCATGCCGCAGAAAAAGAACCCGGACATTGCCGAACTGGCACGGGGCAAGGCTGGGCGCTTGATTGGCAACCTGACCGGGTTGATGTCGACGCTTAAATCCTTGCCGCTGTCGTACAACCGCGATCTGAGTGAAGACAAGCACAGTGTGTTGGACAGCGTCGACACCTTGCTGCTAGTGCTGCCGGCGATGGCCGGGATGGTTGCGACCATGAAGGTGCAGGTAGAGGAGCTGCGGCGTCAGGCACCGATGGGCTTTACCTTGGCGACCGAGGTGGCGGATTGGTTGGCCACTCGCGGTGTGCCGTTTAAAGAGGCGCATGAGATTACCGGCGCGTTGGTGCAGGCCTGTGAGCAGCAGGAGATTGAGTTGTGGGAAGCCTCGCCGGCGATGTTGGCAGAGGTGGATGCTCGGTTGCTGCCTGAGGTGCGTGAGTGCCTGACCCTGGAGGCCGCAATTGCGGCGCGCAGTGGCTGGGGTGGGACGGCACCGGAGCGGGTTCGGGAGCAGATTGGGCGGTTGAAGGTGGCGTTGGCGGCTCAGCAAAAATGGGCCGAGAGTTATCAGGGGTTTCGGATTTAA
- a CDS encoding HAD-IB family hydrolase yields the protein MLEAGPIDAKVLSVFDFDGTLTHHDSFVPFLKFAFGPGEFYGRMVKLAVPGLRFLLQQISRDELKAQLIRTFMTGVEKAWVQQQAEAYCQRYWTKLMRPKGLQSVEDEVKSGAVVTLCSASPALVLQPFANRLGIKLIGTELEVVDGVLTGKLTGNNCRCENKVLRLEAVYGDLGEYRLRAWGDTRGDRELLAAAQDAHFRHFHSKKKQGKLQR from the coding sequence ATGCTCGAAGCCGGCCCCATCGACGCCAAAGTACTCTCCGTCTTTGACTTCGACGGCACCCTCACCCACCACGACAGTTTCGTGCCCTTCCTCAAATTCGCCTTCGGCCCCGGCGAGTTTTATGGCCGGATGGTCAAACTCGCCGTGCCTGGGCTGCGCTTTTTGCTGCAGCAGATCAGCCGGGATGAGTTGAAGGCGCAGTTGATCCGCACCTTTATGACGGGCGTGGAGAAAGCGTGGGTGCAGCAGCAGGCTGAGGCGTATTGCCAGCGTTATTGGACCAAGTTGATGCGCCCCAAGGGCTTGCAGTCGGTGGAAGATGAGGTGAAGTCCGGGGCGGTGGTGACGCTGTGTTCGGCGTCGCCGGCGTTGGTGTTGCAGCCTTTTGCGAATCGGTTGGGCATCAAGTTGATCGGCACTGAGCTTGAGGTGGTCGACGGGGTGTTAACCGGCAAGCTCACGGGGAATAATTGCCGCTGTGAGAACAAGGTGCTGCGCCTTGAGGCGGTTTATGGAGATTTGGGCGAGTATCGGCTAAGGGCCTGGGGCGATACGCGTGGCGATCGGGAGTTGTTGGCGGCGGCGCAGGATGCGCATTTTCGGCATTTTCATTCGAAGAAGAAGCAGGGCAAGTTGCAGCGGTGA
- a CDS encoding LysR family transcriptional regulator, with amino-acid sequence METPLSTSGNMPPKPGTRPPLQLSGLDFKLLRVFMAVVEAGGFSAAQNELNVGLAAISKQISDLEIRIGMRLCTRGREGFGLTEEGKLVYQASIELFTSVDSFRDKLSSAQNELIGDLSVGVIDNTVSDVNSPLITALGKLHSESPKIRLRLHASQLDEVERGVVEGRLIVGIVPVYQRREEFDYFPLYEEKAHAYCAVGHPLFNASDITPEVLRQYEVVNHRYAIHRDKANFVTYDSQSASASQVEAVAILILTGRFLGFLPEHYAAPLVRDGRLRAMCPEQVHLSTAFNLILRHNAPRSPMVKAFATALGVDLKSSL; translated from the coding sequence ATGGAAACCCCACTTTCCACTTCTGGAAACATGCCGCCAAAACCCGGCACACGACCGCCCCTGCAATTGAGCGGGCTGGACTTCAAACTGCTGCGCGTGTTCATGGCCGTGGTCGAAGCCGGCGGCTTCAGCGCCGCGCAAAACGAGCTGAACGTGGGCCTCGCCGCCATCAGCAAACAGATCTCCGACCTTGAAATTCGCATCGGCATGCGCCTGTGCACACGGGGCCGCGAAGGGTTCGGCCTGACCGAAGAAGGCAAGTTGGTGTATCAAGCGTCCATCGAGTTATTTACCTCGGTGGACAGTTTTCGCGACAAGCTTAGTTCGGCGCAAAACGAGCTGATTGGTGACCTTAGTGTCGGCGTTATTGATAACACCGTGTCCGACGTTAATTCCCCGCTAATTACCGCGTTAGGGAAACTACACAGCGAATCGCCAAAAATTAGATTGCGCCTGCATGCCTCGCAATTGGACGAAGTTGAACGCGGCGTAGTAGAGGGCCGGCTGATTGTCGGCATCGTCCCGGTGTACCAGCGCCGTGAAGAATTCGACTACTTCCCCCTCTACGAAGAAAAAGCCCACGCCTACTGCGCCGTAGGACACCCACTGTTCAACGCGAGCGACATCACCCCAGAGGTGCTGCGCCAATACGAAGTGGTCAACCACCGGTACGCGATCCATCGCGACAAGGCCAACTTCGTCACCTACGACAGTCAGTCTGCCTCGGCCTCACAGGTGGAAGCCGTGGCCATCCTGATCCTCACCGGCCGCTTCTTAGGCTTTTTGCCGGAACACTACGCCGCGCCATTGGTAAGGGACGGGCGCTTGCGCGCAATGTGCCCGGAACAGGTTCACCTGAGCACCGCGTTTAACCTGATCCTGCGCCATAACGCGCCAAGAAGCCCGATGGTGAAAGCCTTCGCAACAGCGCTGGGTGTAGACCTGAAATCTTCCTTGTAA
- a CDS encoding HNH endonuclease, with the protein MDTKKSNTGWTDQELEASVDGYLKMLKLEGLGQSLNKKAEHELLREGALSARSLASVDYRMRNISAVFETLNQTPIAGYTAANNVGSRIVSRIRRMLEQRGIVESQDNAPTFDEVLLERRAAKLQSKPIKTKPEGIATPQQVSTTSTSYVRDPEVRAWVRQQAAGICEGCGLHAPFKLNNGQPFLEVHHVKHLAQKGSDRTTNAVALCPNCHQRCHRSNDREAFTEELYSKVGRLARE; encoded by the coding sequence ATGGATACGAAAAAAAGTAATACCGGATGGACCGATCAGGAGCTTGAAGCGTCCGTGGATGGCTACCTGAAAATGTTGAAACTCGAAGGTCTCGGCCAGTCGCTTAACAAGAAAGCTGAACACGAGCTCCTGCGCGAGGGAGCTCTAAGCGCTCGTTCGTTGGCGTCGGTCGACTACCGCATGCGTAATATTTCTGCGGTATTTGAAACACTGAATCAAACGCCAATTGCGGGTTACACAGCTGCAAACAATGTCGGTTCGAGGATCGTCTCTCGTATTCGCCGAATGCTGGAACAGCGTGGCATTGTTGAATCTCAAGACAACGCCCCCACGTTTGATGAAGTGCTATTGGAACGGCGGGCGGCAAAGCTTCAAAGTAAACCCATCAAGACTAAGCCCGAAGGCATCGCCACGCCGCAACAGGTCAGCACCACCAGCACATCCTACGTTCGCGATCCCGAAGTACGCGCTTGGGTGCGTCAGCAGGCGGCGGGTATTTGTGAAGGTTGCGGCCTACATGCACCGTTCAAACTGAACAATGGCCAGCCATTTCTTGAAGTACATCACGTCAAGCACCTCGCCCAGAAGGGTTCGGATCGCACGACCAATGCTGTAGCCTTGTGCCCCAATTGCCATCAGCGTTGTCACCGGTCGAATGACCGGGAGGCTTTCACTGAGGAGCTCTACTCCAAAGTCGGAAGATTGGCACGGGAGTAA
- a CDS encoding ABC transporter substrate-binding protein codes for MKKLFIPTLLAGLMASSCVFAALPAAIKDKGEISAAIVPNYPPMDFKDTATNKLTGLDFDLGNALAERLGVKIKWQETGFEQMLSGLTTKRVDIVLSGMTDTAERQKAVTFIDYFTSGPQLYTLAKREDLKELTDLCGKKVGTSRRTTWPSEIAAWSKENCEAAGKPAIVVIGTEGSADARAQLQQNRLDAAMQGSETIPYLMSLDKGKYKPVGLAISKQFTGLGIEKSNTELVTAISEALQGMVDDGTYGKILKKWDLEQGAVEKISINAGQ; via the coding sequence ATGAAAAAATTGTTTATCCCAACGTTGCTCGCAGGCCTGATGGCCTCTTCGTGTGTATTCGCGGCATTGCCGGCGGCAATCAAGGACAAGGGTGAGATCAGCGCCGCTATCGTGCCGAACTACCCGCCGATGGATTTCAAGGACACCGCCACCAACAAGCTCACGGGCCTGGATTTCGACCTGGGCAATGCACTGGCCGAGCGCCTGGGCGTGAAGATCAAGTGGCAGGAAACCGGCTTTGAGCAGATGCTCAGCGGCCTGACCACCAAGCGCGTCGACATTGTGCTGTCGGGCATGACCGACACCGCCGAACGCCAAAAGGCCGTGACCTTCATCGACTACTTCACCAGCGGCCCGCAGCTGTACACCTTGGCCAAGCGTGAAGACCTCAAGGAATTGACAGACCTGTGCGGTAAAAAAGTCGGCACCAGCCGCCGTACTACCTGGCCGTCGGAAATTGCCGCGTGGAGCAAGGAAAACTGCGAAGCCGCCGGTAAGCCGGCCATTGTGGTGATCGGCACCGAAGGCTCGGCAGATGCACGCGCGCAGTTGCAGCAGAACCGTCTGGATGCGGCGATGCAGGGCAGCGAGACCATTCCTTATCTGATGTCGCTGGATAAGGGCAAGTACAAGCCGGTGGGTTTGGCGATTTCCAAGCAGTTCACCGGGCTGGGGATTGAGAAGAGCAACACTGAGTTGGTCACGGCGATCAGTGAAGCGCTGCAGGGCATGGTGGATGATGGCACCTACGGCAAGATCTTGAAGAAGTGGGATCTGGAGCAGGGTGCGGTGGAAAAAATCTCCATCAATGCCGGCCAATAA
- a CDS encoding amino acid ABC transporter ATP-binding protein translates to MRSIVKAVNLNKYYDQYHALRDINIEVEQGEVMCIIGPSGSGKSTLLRCVNQLEKIDKGGLWVDGELVGYRVVGNKLHEMNESQIARQRLATGMVFQRFNLFPHMTVLQNIIEGPVQVLKRSPKEAIEDALELLARVGLADKRNAYPVELSGGQQQRVAIARALAMRPKLMLFDEPTSALDPELVGEVLSVMRDLATTGMTMIVVTHELGFAREVSNRMVFMDAGQIVEAGSPEEILISPQNPRTQSFISAVRT, encoded by the coding sequence ATGAGAAGCATCGTCAAGGCCGTCAACCTGAACAAGTATTACGACCAGTATCACGCGTTGCGTGACATCAATATCGAGGTCGAGCAAGGCGAAGTGATGTGCATCATCGGCCCGTCCGGTTCGGGCAAAAGCACGCTGCTGCGTTGCGTCAACCAGCTGGAAAAAATCGACAAGGGCGGCCTGTGGGTCGACGGCGAGTTGGTGGGTTACCGGGTGGTCGGCAATAAGCTGCATGAAATGAATGAATCGCAGATTGCCCGCCAGCGCCTGGCCACCGGCATGGTGTTTCAGCGCTTCAATTTGTTCCCGCATATGACCGTGTTGCAGAACATCATCGAAGGCCCGGTACAGGTGCTCAAGCGCTCGCCCAAGGAAGCCATCGAAGATGCGTTGGAACTGCTGGCCCGCGTCGGCCTGGCGGACAAGCGCAATGCTTACCCGGTGGAATTGTCCGGCGGCCAGCAACAGCGTGTGGCCATTGCCCGCGCCTTGGCGATGCGCCCCAAGCTGATGTTATTCGACGAACCCACGTCGGCACTTGACCCGGAGTTGGTAGGCGAAGTGCTGTCGGTGATGCGCGATTTGGCCACCACCGGCATGACCATGATCGTGGTCACCCATGAGCTGGGCTTCGCTCGCGAAGTGTCCAACCGCATGGTGTTTATGGATGCCGGCCAGATTGTGGAAGCCGGCAGCCCCGAAGAAATTCTAATAAGCCCACAAAACCCGCGTACCCAAAGCTTTATTTCTGCCGTTCGCACTTAA
- a CDS encoding ParA family protein codes for MTKIITLYNHKGGVSKTTTTFNLAHYLASKGKRVLAIDADPQCNLTELMLAPLLALLDEKENQTGEEQKLRGTSLLEILTPRLEGEIAQIDLKSVQTISITENLELLRGDVALSSIEDSLAESHVQRFSNKTHEKRTYVALGDLLDRYGAQEKIDYILIDVGPSSGALTRSCFLTCDGFFVPTSPDRFNVQAIGTLTAIIERWIEEHQQIYQNFKGLDLPVKKGMPQFLGIILQNFKIFGGQPKPSYRMWMDRIPKKAETTLFPMLRKFNTAAIDLTSGLEGEQIVATRIRDFQSLAPLMQEHGKPIFSITQDDTRVMDQAGRPWSGPVWESAQERMKNYEERIQEIVQHLELLG; via the coding sequence ATGACTAAAATAATAACTTTATACAACCATAAAGGTGGCGTCTCTAAAACCACAACCACTTTTAACCTCGCTCACTATCTTGCTTCCAAAGGAAAAAGAGTACTAGCTATAGATGCGGATCCACAATGCAATCTCACCGAGTTGATGCTTGCCCCCCTCCTTGCCCTTTTAGATGAAAAAGAAAATCAAACTGGCGAAGAGCAAAAACTTAGAGGAACTAGCCTTCTCGAAATACTCACACCTAGATTAGAGGGTGAGATTGCACAAATTGACTTAAAAAGTGTACAAACAATTAGCATTACGGAAAATCTCGAGCTTTTACGAGGTGACGTAGCGTTAAGTAGCATTGAAGACTCGCTTGCAGAGTCTCACGTTCAACGATTCTCGAACAAAACTCATGAAAAACGAACTTATGTAGCACTTGGCGATCTATTAGACAGATACGGCGCGCAAGAAAAAATTGACTATATCCTTATTGATGTAGGACCAAGCTCTGGAGCACTAACAAGATCATGCTTCTTAACCTGCGACGGCTTCTTTGTACCTACATCTCCTGACCGGTTCAATGTTCAAGCAATTGGGACTTTGACTGCCATTATTGAAAGATGGATTGAGGAACATCAACAAATATATCAAAACTTTAAAGGTCTTGATCTACCTGTAAAGAAAGGAATGCCTCAATTTTTGGGTATCATTCTACAAAACTTTAAAATATTCGGTGGCCAGCCAAAACCAAGTTATAGAATGTGGATGGACCGTATCCCTAAAAAAGCGGAAACCACTCTATTCCCGATGTTAAGAAAATTCAATACTGCGGCCATCGACCTTACTTCGGGGTTAGAGGGTGAACAAATCGTAGCGACGCGAATCCGAGATTTTCAAAGCCTAGCCCCACTCATGCAGGAGCATGGAAAGCCCATTTTCAGCATAACTCAGGATGACACAAGAGTGATGGATCAAGCAGGACGTCCATGGTCCGGCCCAGTGTGGGAAAGCGCTCAAGAACGTATGAAAAATTACGAAGAACGAATCCAGGAAATCGTACAACATCTTGAGCTTTTGGGCTAA
- a CDS encoding amino acid ABC transporter permease, with the protein MNQTPAERLEAERKLSENQFDITQYEHVPRRYYGRMFFATLIVIALAALLRAFANGQIEWSYIGQFLTSEAILWGLVNTIVMSILAMALGVVIGVVTAIMRMSANPILRYVAITYTWLFRGTPLILQLLLWFNLALIFPVIAIPGLFSIDTVDLMTPFVAALLGLSINQGAYTAEVVRAGLLSVDTGQYEAAKSIGMPSLQALRRVILPQAMRVIIPPVGNEFISMVKMTSLASVIQYSELLHNAQNIYYANARVMELLIVAGIWYLAVVTVLSFGQSRLERRFARGAGKRS; encoded by the coding sequence ATGAACCAAACCCCGGCGGAGCGCTTGGAAGCCGAGCGCAAGTTGTCCGAGAACCAGTTCGATATCACGCAGTACGAGCACGTGCCTCGGCGTTATTACGGGCGGATGTTTTTTGCCACCTTGATCGTGATCGCCCTGGCCGCGTTGTTGCGTGCATTTGCCAATGGCCAGATCGAATGGTCCTACATCGGCCAGTTCCTTACGTCTGAAGCCATCCTCTGGGGCCTGGTCAACACCATCGTCATGTCGATCCTGGCGATGGCGTTGGGCGTGGTGATCGGGGTGGTCACGGCGATCATGCGCATGTCGGCCAACCCGATCCTGCGGTATGTGGCCATCACTTACACCTGGCTGTTCCGGGGCACACCGCTGATTCTGCAATTGCTGCTGTGGTTCAACCTGGCGCTGATTTTCCCGGTAATCGCGATTCCCGGCCTGTTCAGCATCGACACCGTTGACCTGATGACCCCGTTTGTAGCCGCCCTGCTCGGCCTCAGCATCAACCAGGGCGCCTACACCGCCGAAGTGGTGCGCGCCGGGTTGCTCTCGGTGGATACCGGCCAGTATGAAGCCGCCAAGTCCATCGGCATGCCGAGCTTGCAAGCTCTGCGTAGGGTGATTCTGCCGCAGGCCATGCGGGTGATCATTCCGCCGGTAGGCAACGAGTTCATCAGCATGGTGAAAATGACCAGCCTGGCCAGTGTGATCCAGTACTCGGAGCTGCTGCACAACGCGCAAAACATCTACTACGCCAACGCCCGCGTCATGGAGCTGCTGATTGTGGCCGGTATCTGGTACCTGGCGGTGGTGACTGTTCTTTCATTTGGCCAAAGCCGCCTCGAGCGTCGTTTTGCCCGCGGCGCCGGCAAGCGCTCGTAA
- a CDS encoding Bro-N domain-containing protein, translating into MHDPFSPTVFTRLNLPLHALLLENQPWFCARDLGRLIGWFLDERTTRKLDEDQRKTVKLLFHGQPEEMLMISESGAYALLVYHYTPANRLLRSWLTHEVVPTLRDERQPRTVERPLLSMLDWPEMSLNLLHWQDEGWIRLRDMPYLLVNRTYRRGSAKTHWWRKLTQPFRMKQRMS; encoded by the coding sequence ATGCATGACCCTTTTTCTCCCACCGTATTTACACGCTTAAACCTCCCTCTGCATGCTCTCCTTCTGGAAAACCAACCCTGGTTCTGCGCTCGCGATCTTGGGCGTTTGATCGGATGGTTCCTAGATGAGCGCACGACTCGCAAGCTCGATGAAGACCAACGAAAAACTGTAAAATTGCTGTTCCACGGTCAGCCCGAAGAAATGCTGATGATCAGCGAATCCGGTGCTTACGCGCTGCTGGTCTATCACTACACACCTGCGAATCGTCTGCTACGTAGTTGGCTCACTCATGAAGTGGTTCCGACGTTGCGGGACGAACGTCAGCCAAGGACGGTAGAACGCCCATTGTTGAGCATGCTGGATTGGCCGGAGATGTCGTTGAACCTCTTGCATTGGCAAGATGAAGGCTGGATACGCCTTCGGGATATGCCGTATCTACTGGTTAACCGGACCTATCGGAGGGGATCAGCAAAAACTCATTGGTGGCGAAAGCTAACTCAACCTTTCCGAATGAAGCAGCGAATGTCCTGA
- a CDS encoding ribonucleotide-diphosphate reductase subunit beta, whose translation MLSWDEFDKEEEGEVAAKGANAGHATEANMDRLDGAGAAAAIEARAVTANDSAAIVRAKAALDKLDVAEGLAELEGSAARVAVDEKRMINCRADLNQLVPFKYDWAWQKYLDGCANHWMPQEVNMTADIALWKNPEGLTDDERRIVMRNLGFFSTADSLVANNLVLAVYRLITNPECRQYILRQAFEEAIHTHAYQYCIESLAMDEGEIFNMYHEIPSVAKKAAWGLKYTRSISDPKFETGTVETDKELLRNLVAYYCVLEGIFFYCGFTQILSMGRRNKMTGVAEQFQYILRDESMHLNFGIDVINQIKIENPHLWDAEMKEEATQMILQGTQLEIEYARDTMPRGVLGMNAAMMEDYLKFIANRRLSQIGLKEEYPGTTNPFPWMSEIMDLKKEKNFFETRVIEYQTGGALSWD comes from the coding sequence ATGCTGAGCTGGGACGAATTCGACAAAGAAGAAGAAGGCGAAGTAGCCGCCAAAGGCGCCAACGCCGGCCACGCCACCGAAGCCAACATGGACCGCCTCGACGGTGCAGGCGCTGCCGCTGCCATCGAAGCCCGCGCCGTCACCGCCAATGACTCCGCCGCCATCGTGCGCGCCAAGGCCGCCCTCGACAAACTCGACGTCGCCGAAGGCCTCGCCGAACTCGAAGGCTCCGCCGCCCGCGTCGCCGTTGACGAAAAGCGCATGATCAACTGCCGCGCCGACCTCAACCAACTCGTACCTTTCAAGTACGACTGGGCCTGGCAGAAGTACCTCGACGGCTGCGCCAACCACTGGATGCCGCAAGAGGTCAACATGACCGCCGACATCGCCCTGTGGAAAAACCCCGAAGGCCTCACCGACGACGAACGCCGCATCGTCATGCGCAACCTCGGCTTCTTCTCCACCGCCGATTCGCTGGTCGCGAACAACCTGGTCCTGGCCGTGTACCGCCTGATCACCAACCCGGAGTGCCGCCAGTACATCCTGCGCCAGGCCTTCGAAGAAGCGATCCACACCCACGCCTACCAGTACTGCATCGAATCGCTGGCCATGGATGAGGGCGAGATCTTCAACATGTACCACGAGATTCCATCGGTCGCCAAAAAAGCCGCCTGGGGCCTCAAATACACCCGTTCGATCTCCGATCCGAAGTTCGAAACCGGCACCGTCGAAACCGACAAAGAACTGCTGCGCAACCTGGTCGCCTACTACTGCGTCCTGGAAGGCATCTTCTTCTACTGCGGCTTCACCCAGATCCTGTCCATGGGCCGCCGCAACAAAATGACCGGCGTGGCGGAACAGTTCCAGTACATCCTGCGCGATGAGTCGATGCACCTGAACTTCGGTATCGATGTGATCAACCAGATCAAAATCGAAAACCCGCACTTGTGGGATGCCGAGATGAAGGAAGAAGCGACCCAGATGATTTTGCAGGGGACGCAGCTGGAGATTGAATACGCGCGGGATACCATGCCGCGTGGGGTGTTGGGCATGAATGCGGCGATGATGGAGGATTACCTCAAGTTCATCGCGAATCGCCGTTTGTCGCAGATTGGTCTTAAAGAAGAGTATCCAGGGACGACTAACCCGTTCCCGTGGATGAGCGAGATCATGGACTTGAAGAAAGAGAAGAATTTCTTTGAGACTCGTGTAATCGAGTATCAGACGGGTGGGGCGCTTAGCTGGGATTGA